gccaagacaggagaatttcttgaggacaagtgttcaagatcagcctgggcaatatagtgagaccccatctctacaaaaaataaaaacattagccagatgtggggatgagtgcctgtagttccagctactctggaggctaaggcaggaagatctcctAAGCataggagtttgagattacaatgagctatgatcacaccactgtactccagcttgaatgacagagtgagactctgtctcttaaaaattttttttcagaatgatTAATAACTTATGCAAGTCTGGAAAAATAATTATGCCTATTATACTGCTATAGTTTATTGGAAATTATTTGCCTTaccaaatataaaagtatatggAAATCCTGGTGTTGGGGAGGAAGACTAATGCCTCTTTTAGCCTAACactgtaatattttaatatttgtttttcaggGAAACATTATTTGACCCATTACTTAAACAAAGTAATAAATCAGTGAGATAAAATGATAAGCAGTactttatgtattatgtataatatcttaagtttatttttttgttttctatgctTAATGGGCATTAATTATGTATTACTGAATATTCACTAAATATCAATCATGCATTGggtatttttcagaaattttattttgttgattgggAAATATAAATGGGTCCTTCAAATTTTAGGtggataaattataaaacaatatgcCCTTTGTTTACAttcatataactatatattaagcCATTATTTCCCGTATACTATTATTGCTACTTATAACATATATCCTACATTAAATGCTTACAGCATGCCAAGAaccattctaagcactttatttattttttcttgttagctggatatatttcttttttctttttctttttttttttgtcacagaACAAACACTGTTTGCAGTAGAGGAAACTGGCATTGCAGTCTGGTGGTGTAATGGCTTGTTCATATAAATCAGTACATGTTCATCCTTTAGCGCAAAAAGCCCTAATGGCACACATTCTATTAAAATTCAGGATctccaatattctctctctctgtttttctttgtcatccttttttttttttttttaatattttcaaggtttgtCCAAAAGAAGGTCATATAGGTTCTTGGCTAGCAGAAGACAATTCAGAACAGCTGTTGCACATTTGGACTGTCACTTTCTCCAGGCTGGCAGttgatatcttattttttttcaactcctttttattaaaaaaattttaaaaatgctccgTCAGTTTTACAAAATCTCTAAGGGAAACACAAGAGCAAGGTGCTGAGGTAAAAAACACGTGAGGTagcttttttctgtgtgtttttctcattaaaataatcTGCAAGTTTAACGCCCTGGGTCAACAACCTTGTATAAATTTCTACTttcctccacatttttttttaaagaaagaaatcattttgcTGAGTATTGATGGCTTATACACCAAAatgcaaaaagacaaaatacattctttcattgtggaattttttctttgtttggttgattggttggtttGATAGGTTCCTGTTTTCCTCTTCCAAAACGCTAGGACAAGTACCATTGACTCTTGTTCTTTTGAGTAACCAAGTTTAAGTTGAGGCTGGTTTGTGTGTTTCGCTTTTGTTCCTTTTGTGTGATGTGATACTCAGAGCACTGCTTTGCCTGGCAGAGGGGAGTCGGGGGGGTGCGTAGATATGGGATTGAGATGGAGGGATGGGGGAATTCAAAAGAATGGAGATAgagaagaaggggaggggagggaggggagagatagagagagacagagaattatATAGCAGTATGCAAAAAACCAGTTTAAAACCTGTGAAGCAAAGAGAAATGGGTGTGTGACCTAGACAGGCATGAGGAGTGACAGAGTTTCCCCTTCAAGGAGACAGTATCCCTTCTGTTGACATACATAGGTGATCCAGAACTGCTGTGAGTGTCCTTCCGACAAAATTTCCTTCTGGTTGAATTTTGTGTGGGTGGCCTCGAAGGTCCTCTCTACACCGTGAGACCTTCCAAAGAAAGACTTTATTCTTTAAAGTCTAGAAAAACCTgctctctctttaaaaagaaaaaaataataattgattaaAAATTGGAGTTAgttatttgatatattatttctaaaatatattaccGCTGCAGGCACCCTGTGTAACCCACAGGCCACATATCTTAACATCTTCCCCTTCTAATATGTATACACGTGTAGAGAGACTATTTGCCACAAAAAAGGGTGTGCGTTTTGCTTGGCTTTGAACATGTTTACCTATTTTAGTTCAACTAAAAGGGATAGCGTCATGGGAGTTAAGGAGAGATCCGAGTGGATGGTGAAGTGGATGGCTGAAGCCTGCAGAAGCCCTGGGGGACAGGAGGAGGGGCCCGGTGGTTCTGGCAAACCTGGTTTACCTTCCCCACCCCTCCTCGGCCCCTGGGATTCTCAGGGCCTCTACAGAGTCCCTGGCCGCCTCCGTAGACTTCTCATTCCTCAGATGGTCTTTGGTTTGCTCTTGATCTGGCTGGCTGTGTTTGGTCTCATTCTGTCAGGTGTTGGAAGGGCTACATTCTTCCGTTGTTTTGCTTGTGCCTGTGGGATCCTCACTTGCTGCGCTGTGAGGCAACTCCCTGAGGGTATTTCTGCTCCTGCTGCTTCACCTGTTGTACAGTTTCCCTGATCTTGCGCTGTGCAGTCTGGCTAGCAAAGAAGTGCCCGATAATTCTGACGatcatttcctcattttcatctggCGTTTGGTCACGAGGCACGATGACTTCTGCACTGATTAAATTCTGCAGTTCATTCACGGTCTTGCCCCCTTTGCCAATCACCTGGCCAGCGGTGGAAGAGGGCACTCTGATATGGGTTTCCAGCTTCACTTCTTCTTTGGGGttaaaaaagttttcttctttcagtttcccAAAGATCCGTCCCTGGGCCTTGAACTGGGATTCAGGTGGCCAGGTGATGATGACCTTCCGCTGACGTCTGGGCCTTCCGCAGGGGCGATCTTGATGGAGGCTCCCACGAATCTCGCCAGCTGTTTGATGTGTGCCCCTTTCTTCCCGATGATGGCGCCCACACCCTGGGTTGGGATGAAGAGATTCACAATCTTCTGCTCTGGATAAGAGTGATGATGCTGGAACGGGCCAAACTGGTGATGGGGGTACAGGCTGGAGAAGTATCCGAAGTGGATATTAACAGTCAGCGTATCATTTTCAAAGGCCTCACGCAGCTTCTTCATAATCTCTATCTCAGCACTGGCACAGACCTCGACTGTGCCCTTCACAGTGACGGTTCTTTCCGGGTTGTATATGCTCAAATCCTGCGAAGATGAGATTGTTATCTTGGTCCCTGTttcatgttcatttttcttcaaatttctgccttcttttccaATCAGTCTTCCAACCAAGCCATTGTGGGCCAAGATTTTCAGAGGAATCTCTTCGGCTAGTTTGGCCTCATCTGCCTCTTTCTGCATTACTTCAAGAATCATGCGGCATGCTTCAGAAGTCCACTCTGGGGTGGCATGGATGGTGACAGGCTTCTCTGCAGCTCCGGAGTTCTCTTGTCTATAGATGTCTACCCGGGACTGGCTCTGCTTAGTGATATTCTTTATGGTCAAGCCCTCCTTTCCGATGATGGCACCAACAAACTGGGTGGCGACCAGGATCCGCAGTGGGAAATCAATCTGTCTGGCCTGAGAAGAGCCCCCAGGGGCTTGGCCTTGCTCCCAGGAAGAGTGGTCCCCACGCTGGGCTCGCTGAGGGGGGCGAAGGGCAGCTCACCTCTTCATCCGGGATGTAGGAAATCTTGAAGGAGTAGTTCTCAAACTGATGCCCGATTAGCTTCTTCAtggctatttttacttcttcttttgttGCATATGTGACGTTGACAACAgcggtctctgtgtctgtgttgaCTTGTTCCACATTCTCCACTGTCCCATATTGAGCCAAAAGTCCATCCAACACCTCCCACTGCAGGTGAGGAGGGATATTTCGAATCTGAATGTTCCTGCTCCTTAGCTTTATAGAGACTGAATAATCAACTTCCATGATTTTCCCATGCAATTCCACTTGACCCGAGGGGGTCTCGATGGTGCGGATGGCCCAGTTCTGGTCAGGGTAGTCCACGAAGGCGTAGCGGGACTTGAGCAGGACCTGTCCCGCCAGGGGCAGCTCCCTGTCCCCAAAGAGCTGCCGGAGGTCTTCGGCGGTGACGGCGGGGCTCAGGTTCCCGATGAAAAGCTTGTTCATCATCCGTCTCTTCCCCGAGGGCCGACGGCTCCCCCGCCCGATACCCCGCGCTCCTCGCCTCCTCCGCTGGCCtggtctctcttcttcctcctccgccccgcctccccgccacccacccccaccctcagcctGGCTCCCCTCTCGAAGCACTTTAAATGTGTTTTCTACTTTAATCTTTACAAGAATTGAATGAGGTatgtccattttacaaatgaggaaaccaagtcacagagaagttaagtcatCTACATATTTTATGGCTGCAATATCAGATGACGCTTAAGTTTATGCAGAATCAGTCTAAATAACTCATCTTATTTAAACTGTATGAGTTAGATTGGGCTTTATCTTACTAGTCTCtttttctaatactttttttaaaaaagcaattgttAAGGGAACCACAATTAACTTCAGCACAACGACAGATGCTATTACTCAGAGGTTATGATAACTTTAAAGATTAAAGATTAAATTGactcgccgggcgcggtggctcacgcctgtaataccagcactttgggaggccgaggcgggtggatcacgaggtcaggagattgagaccatcctggctaccacggtgaaaccccgtctctactaaaaatacaaaaaaaaaaaaaaaaaattagccgggcgtggtggcgggcgactgtagtcccagctacttgggaggctgaggcaggagaatggcctgaacccaggaggcggagcttgcagtgagccgagatcgtgccactgcactccagcctgggcgacagagcgagactccgtctcaaaaaaaaaaaaaaaaaaaaaaaaagaaagattaaattgaCTTATTGTGAAAGTTTAGCCAACCAAAAATTCcagtataaatgaaaaaatatctagTAGCCCTGATACAATCTTACTCGACTAATCTTTTAAAACCTGTATTTTCATCTTCAACACAAACATCAGGACTTCTAAAGTTGGACTTAAATGTCTTATGCCTGCAGTATTAGATGATGATCTCAGAATAAGTTTTCCCAACATTCTGTACTTGTCTTATACTGtcaaaaatataattcattttaaaaatctttgctcataaagatatctatctatattttctttcataaccATGTTTATATAGAACATAAAAATACAGATAGTTTGGCCAAACTACCTGTATCTGAGTTTTCGTCAAActatctatatttttatgttcTATATTGTCTAAATGATAGCTTAGCCTGGAAACATGTCAAACTATTACCTTTGCCtccttatatttcattttatttatttatttatttattcattttgagtcagagtcttgctttgttacccaggctggagtgcaatcatagctcactgcagcctcaaattcctgggctcaagtgatccttttgcctcagcctcccaaatagctgggactacaggcatatgccaccatgcgtgaccaatttttttttttttttgtagagatgggagtctggCTATGTTCCcacagctggtcttgaacccttggcttcaagcagtcccccagcgttggtctcctaaagtgctgcgattacaggcataagccaccatgcctggcctgtctccttttaaatagaaaaaaaattatgtttttgcaTGCCTTTACTTAGTTCTCATCTAATAAGCCCAAAAATGTGCTTTTGAAAAGGTATGCTCTCTCTACCATGTCGCTTGAAATTAAAGACTCAAATTGCAGAAACATATATACATCAAATTATGAACTGTGTTTgtctttaaaatatcctttgaaaaaaatcttacttGAAGAGGCTAGAGAGATGACGATTCATGCTATAATTTTATCTCATGAAACTATAGCAAATTTCTTTGGTTAACATCCCAGTCGAATTCTAAATATGACTTAATTCTACATGGAACGTAACTGTCAAATTCTGTATtcattttaagtttcttaaatCTATACTCAAGTACTGTATTTGACCACCCGTAGCTACCAATTTCAGAGAAAACAGTTTAAAGTCgctcttaaaattttaagttctaaGTAGTCAATCACTTTTTGCTATAGTTCTGGgagatataattattatatcaaGCACTATataaattttgcttttcattCAATTTTGTACATTTCTGTAGCATAcagatttttctttcataataatagcaaaacaaagaaaaataactaaaatttgagagcctactatgtgccatgtaCATTACATACATTATTGTCAATCAGCTTCACAATCCTGGAAGACAGTTATTGCCCATGGGCGAAGGTAGTACTCTTTGTTCTGTTCCTTTGTCCTTTAACTCAATCTGCAAGGAGCAGTTTTCTATGGTTTGATTTGGTTTGGTTAATGAACATTGCATGATCTGCAGCTAGCAGCTTGGTGCATGGCCATTTATCAAATGCCCTAAGAAGACTGGGATGGCAATAAGAGCTAGTGCTATGTTTTCAAAACTGAATTTggttctttcccttcttttcaatTCTGCACCCATGTGGATGTGGAAGGAACATTTAGGACTTGGTAGAAGTCTAAACCACTTCCCCTTTCTCTGTTcgctttgcttatttatttatttatttatttttgcttttttttttttcacacaaacTTAGTGTTTTGCCCTGACACAGGAAGGTCTGGGATAGATACCTTTATTTTCAGTGAACAACTTTTTGCTCGTATTTGTCCCTTGTTCTCTAGATCTGGCAGGTGTCCTTTTCATACCACTGGAAAGGCAAATTTCAAAACTTGAGGGTAAATGAGATgatgaggcaggaaggagagacTAGATGTGCCATTTGACTTGCTTTGGGTGTTGGTGTTTGTAGCCTCCAGCCTAAGGAAGTGGAATTCTACACTTCTTCTGGTCCACTCTCTGGAGTTTTGCATTAGGGTTTGGAGCCAAAGATACAGCTAACAATGAAATATGACTTTGTCTTGATTTGCCCCCATTGTGCAATAGCTTCCTCAACACTGTCACAGAAAGGAGTGACAGGCCCAAGACCAAATTCAGACATTCCTAGTCAAATACCATTCAGCACTATCTTGATGCTaatccatttttataattttaacatattataatagcaaagatcagccaggtgctgtggttcatgtctgcaatcccagcactgagagaggccaaggtaggaggatcacttgagcccaggagttcgagaccagcctgggcaacatagtgagaccctgtctctacaaaacattttaaaaattagccaggtgtggtggtgtgcacctgtagtcccagctactcgggaggctgaggtaggaggatcaactgagcctgggaggttgaggatgcagtgagttgtgacagtgccattgcactccagcttgggcaacaaagcgagacccagtctcaaaaaaattgcaggctgggtgtggtggctcacgcctataaccccagctctatgagacgctgaggcaggcagatcacttgaggtcaggagctcgagaccagcctggccaacatggtgaaacctcatctctactaaacatacaaaaattagccaggcatgctggcagatgcctgtaatcccagctactcaggaggctgaggtacgagaatcacttgaatctgggaagcggagtttgcagtgagctgagattgccctattgtactccagcctgggtgacagagggagactccccctcaaaaaaaaaattgcaaaagcaTATACTATGTGCTAGGCTCTGTTGTGACTGCTTTAATAATCCCCACAACAAacacaatgaaatgaaataaaccatTAAGATTGGAAGAAAACACTATGTGCTGAATGTTGGCAGTAGTGAAagagttaaaatatataaaattttataatttccctGTAGGGGTATAGGCCTCcttagtgctgctatgaacagttTTAGCTCTTAGCTGAGACCAAATCTGCAAATTATAGAAATCACTTAGCTTCACATATGGTGTCATTAATtacttgaagaaaaaatattgagaCTTTTTTCTCTTGAATTTCTATCTTTTAATTAATGGGTCTATCATTCCACATTTGTTTTTGTGAAATAACAActccaaattatttcaaaaaggcTGCTTCAGCCTGCATTCGTTTAGTAAATTAAACACTATCTTCCATGGGTATTCAGCGTTCATGGTAAAAAACGTGAAGGATGGGAACTGAGGGAAGAAACATTACTTTCTATCCAATCCCATAGCAAGATTCTTACTTAAAGGTCATAATACAAGGTTGTCAGCCAGCTTCAACTAACAAGCCtacaaataaaatcattttagaaGATAGGAGGTCAGAGGGGCTGATAAACCAGCTGACAGTGTTCTAACGTAGCTCCCTTTATCTTGTGCTACATGATGGATCAAAGTCTCTACAGACTGTTAGGGAAGAGCCAAAACAAAAGCAGGTCAAAAGTTGAAACCAGATACAGAGGAGGGTATAAGCAGGTCAATGAGACCtagtaaaataaagcaaaagcagAATCAGAGATTGGCCAAGGACAGAAACCAAGTTGCACAATGACACAATAAAAACTAGTGGAGATAAGTAGAAAAGGCAGAGTCCTTAAAGATAATTAAGATTTAGATCAGCTTGAGCTAAAAGAAGTAAATCAAGGGAGAGCTGAATAGAGGTCTCTGTGAAATCCAACAAAGATGTGCTATGTAGCAGCCCCAATTTTGGTACATAAAGCCTTATAGATGTTCCTCCACTAGTTTTAAAGGTTGCAAACATGGCATTTGACAGAGGCATTTGACAGAAGCTAAGGTCAGGTCACTTGGTTTTGTTCTCAAAATATGAACGTCACCCTTCTGTCTCTTAAGTGCATTCAGGTGGTTGCAAAAAGCACTGAGCCAGAAAGCACAAGAATGGATGTAAATCTGTCTCTGCTAATATGAAACAATTCAAG
The Gorilla gorilla gorilla isolate KB3781 chromosome 10, NHGRI_mGorGor1-v2.1_pri, whole genome shotgun sequence genome window above contains:
- the LOC101133227 gene encoding LOW QUALITY PROTEIN: insulin-like growth factor 2 mRNA-binding protein 2 (The sequence of the model RefSeq protein was modified relative to this genomic sequence to represent the inferred CDS: inserted 1 base in 1 codon; deleted 1 base in 1 codon); its protein translation is MMNKLFIGNLSPAVTAEDLRQLFGDRELPLAGQVLLKSRYAFVDYPDQNWAIRTIETPSGQVELHGKIMEVDYSVSIKLRSRNIQIRNIPPHLQWEVLDGLLAQYGTVENVEQVNTDTETAVVNVTYATKEEVKIAMKKLIGHQFENYSFKISYIPDEEVSCPSPPQRAQRGDHSSWEQGQAPGGSSQARQIDFPLRILVATQFVGAIIGKEGLTIKNITKQSQSRVDIYRQENSGAAEKPVTIHATPEWTSEACRMILEVMQKEADEAKLAEEIPLKILAHNGLVGRLIGKEGRNLKKNEHETGTKITISSSQDLSIYNPERTVTVKGTVEVCASAEIEIMKKLREAFENDTLTVNIHFGYFSSLYPHHQFGPFQHHHSYPEQKIVNLFIPTQGVGAIIGKKGAHIKQLARFVGASIKIAPAEGPDVXRKVIITWPPESQFKAQGRIFGKLKEENFFNPKEEVKLETHIRVPSSTAGQVIGKGGKTVNELQNLISAEVIVPRDQTPDENEEMIVRIIGHFFASQTAQRKIRETVQQVKQQEQKYPQGVASQRSK